In one window of Nakamurella sp. PAMC28650 DNA:
- a CDS encoding ABC transporter permease: protein MSVISKPSAPVGLDGEEHESLLKRLTNLQSVWILGVLVVIVAFFAIKGGGKFFSADNFSQISQNISVLAILGVGMTFIIITSGIDLSVGSVLVFASVISAQVIQAMGGSSGGAITVGVLAGLVAGGAWGFVNGFLVAKAKVPPFIVTLGTLSAALGLAQVRTSGLNITLDDSSLTDFGIYTRVLGIPALPFVALIVVILGGILLHRTKFGRYTYAIGSNAEAARRVGVKVDKHLILVYSFAGVLAGIGGALYLAQYGTTTIAGQSLTNLNVIAAVVIGGTSVFGGEGSMFGTIVGLFIPAVLQSGFVIIGVQPFWQGVAVGIVLIAAVYIDQTRRAAALRGAKSSKRLGKQPSGRK, encoded by the coding sequence ATGAGCGTCATCTCCAAGCCCAGCGCTCCGGTCGGCCTCGACGGCGAGGAGCACGAATCCCTGCTCAAACGGCTCACCAACCTCCAGTCCGTCTGGATTCTCGGTGTCCTGGTGGTGATCGTCGCCTTCTTCGCCATCAAGGGCGGCGGGAAGTTCTTCTCCGCCGACAACTTCTCGCAGATCAGCCAGAACATCTCGGTGCTGGCCATCCTCGGCGTCGGGATGACGTTCATCATCATCACGTCCGGCATCGACCTCTCCGTCGGTTCGGTGCTGGTCTTCGCTTCGGTGATTTCCGCGCAGGTGATACAAGCAATGGGCGGTTCGAGTGGCGGTGCCATCACCGTCGGCGTGTTGGCCGGCCTGGTCGCCGGCGGAGCCTGGGGGTTCGTCAACGGCTTTCTCGTCGCGAAAGCCAAGGTTCCGCCATTTATCGTCACCCTCGGGACCCTCTCGGCCGCACTGGGTCTGGCTCAGGTGCGCACGTCGGGACTCAATATCACCCTGGACGATTCCTCATTGACGGACTTCGGCATCTACACCAGGGTTCTCGGTATACCAGCGTTACCCTTCGTTGCTCTAATCGTTGTCATCCTGGGTGGAATTCTCTTGCACCGGACGAAATTTGGTCGCTATACTTATGCGATCGGATCGAACGCCGAAGCAGCGAGGCGCGTCGGCGTGAAGGTGGACAAACACCTCATCCTGGTCTACAGCTTTGCTGGTGTTCTCGCCGGAATAGGTGGTGCGCTCTACCTGGCTCAGTACGGCACCACGACCATCGCCGGTCAATCCCTCACCAATCTGAACGTCATCGCCGCTGTGGTCATCGGCGGGACATCGGTGTTCGGCGGTGAGGGTTCGATGTTCGGCACCATCGTCGGGCTGTTCATCCCGGCCGTCCTGCAGTCCGGCTTCGTCATCATCGGGGTGCAGCCGTTCTGGCAGGGTGTCGCGGTCGGCATCGTGCTGATCGCAGCCGTCTACATCGACCAGACCCGCCGCGCCGCAGCACTTCGCGGAGCAAAATCCTCCAAACGACTCGGCAAGCAGCCGAGCGGAAGAAAGTGA
- a CDS encoding Gfo/Idh/MocA family protein: protein MTGREPVRVGVIGAGLMGRELAGALGRWSALEQSPVDPRLTAVCDVDATALDWFRRVSSVGTLTEDYRTLLDGAVDVLYVAVPHHLHEQVYLDIAQAGVDFLGEKPFGIDPGASAAIGDAIAASTSFVRCSSEMPFYPGVQQAISFIGQGRLGRVIEANFSFLHSSDLNLAKPINWKRQTRFCGQIGVMGDLGMHVTHVPLRLGWRPAAVFAQLQELVPTRPDGKGGTAVCDTIENATLSSRVDLPSGAFPMTLETKRIAPGEMNTWRMRVVGMEGGVEFSTRYPQTLKVMTIRDGQQVWEERMAGSQSAQPTVTGPIFEFGFTDALLQMWAAYFAERAGELGEAFGCATPQEALTSHQLFDAALLSSAADRSVPLVPGSRRRHRSIDVSGVIGRG from the coding sequence ATGACCGGCCGCGAGCCGGTCAGGGTCGGCGTGATCGGGGCCGGCCTGATGGGCCGGGAACTGGCCGGTGCCCTCGGTCGCTGGTCGGCGCTGGAGCAGTCGCCGGTGGACCCACGGCTGACGGCCGTCTGCGACGTCGATGCCACTGCGCTGGACTGGTTCCGGCGGGTCTCGTCGGTGGGAACGCTGACCGAGGACTACCGCACGCTGCTGGACGGCGCAGTCGACGTCCTCTACGTCGCGGTGCCGCACCATCTGCACGAACAGGTCTATCTCGACATCGCGCAGGCGGGCGTGGATTTCCTCGGAGAGAAGCCGTTCGGCATCGACCCCGGCGCATCTGCAGCGATCGGAGACGCCATTGCGGCGTCGACATCATTTGTCCGATGCTCCAGCGAGATGCCGTTCTACCCCGGTGTGCAGCAGGCGATCTCCTTCATCGGACAGGGTCGCCTCGGCCGCGTCATCGAAGCGAATTTCTCCTTCCTGCACTCCTCCGACCTCAACCTCGCCAAGCCGATCAACTGGAAGAGGCAGACCCGGTTCTGCGGACAGATCGGCGTGATGGGCGACCTCGGGATGCACGTCACCCACGTGCCGCTGCGACTCGGTTGGCGTCCCGCGGCGGTCTTCGCCCAGCTCCAGGAGCTGGTACCGACCCGACCGGACGGGAAGGGCGGCACCGCGGTCTGCGACACCATCGAGAACGCCACCCTGTCCAGCCGCGTCGACCTGCCGTCCGGTGCCTTTCCGATGACGCTCGAGACCAAGCGGATCGCTCCGGGTGAGATGAACACCTGGCGGATGCGGGTGGTCGGGATGGAGGGTGGCGTCGAGTTCAGCACCCGCTATCCCCAGACGCTCAAGGTGATGACGATCCGTGACGGACAACAGGTGTGGGAGGAGCGGATGGCCGGTAGCCAGTCCGCCCAGCCGACCGTCACCGGGCCCATCTTCGAGTTCGGCTTCACCGACGCGCTCCTGCAGATGTGGGCGGCCTACTTCGCCGAACGGGCGGGCGAACTCGGCGAGGCGTTCGGCTGCGCCACGCCGCAGGAGGCCCTGACCAGCCATCAGCTCTTCGACGCGGCCCTGCTCTCCAGCGCGGCGGACCGGTCCGTACCGCTGGTGCCGGGTTCGCGTCGTCGTCATCGGAGCATCGATGTCTCCGGCGTGATCGGCCGGGGCTGA
- a CDS encoding 1-phosphofructokinase family hexose kinase: MLIAAPNLCLDITIAIPRLVPGSVSRATGTDTSAGGKGVNVARAARTLGGRPVVAGFLPRADGSRFTRLLDAEGLALRKVDVDGVLRIASILVEDDRRVTVINGRGADVDSTRWHRFTSLIVDAVAGAGVLVCSGSLPPGAPVDGYAQLVEIGHRGDVPVVVDAAPAALAAALGAQPDLVSPNLSEAEGLLFGRVDEQVDEVGEDIPLRAVRAAVGLHAAGAVRAVVTAGSAGAALCTTTGAWWLAARPVDLVNPIGAGDCFAAAAALALVAGAKDIDVVRRGMAAASASCEQPTAGRLDPARAAELFEKITAQTMDPTVLAG, encoded by the coding sequence ATGCTGATCGCAGCGCCCAACCTGTGCCTCGACATCACCATCGCAATCCCCCGTCTTGTGCCGGGGTCGGTGTCAAGGGCCACCGGGACCGACACCTCCGCCGGCGGCAAGGGCGTCAACGTCGCCCGCGCCGCCCGAACTCTCGGCGGCCGCCCGGTGGTGGCCGGATTCCTACCCCGCGCGGACGGGTCGCGTTTTACCCGACTGCTGGATGCCGAAGGTCTTGCGCTCCGCAAGGTCGACGTCGACGGGGTCCTGCGCATTGCGAGCATCCTGGTCGAGGACGACCGTCGGGTCACCGTGATCAACGGCCGGGGCGCGGACGTCGACAGCACGAGGTGGCACCGGTTCACGTCGCTGATCGTCGATGCCGTCGCCGGTGCCGGGGTGCTGGTCTGCTCGGGTTCGCTGCCCCCCGGCGCACCGGTGGACGGTTACGCGCAGTTGGTGGAGATCGGCCACCGGGGTGACGTACCGGTCGTCGTCGACGCGGCGCCGGCGGCGCTGGCCGCGGCCCTGGGAGCGCAGCCGGACCTGGTGTCCCCCAACCTCTCCGAGGCAGAGGGCCTGCTGTTCGGCCGGGTCGACGAGCAGGTCGACGAGGTCGGCGAGGACATCCCACTGCGGGCCGTCCGGGCCGCGGTCGGCCTGCACGCGGCCGGCGCCGTCCGCGCCGTGGTGACCGCTGGATCCGCCGGCGCGGCACTGTGCACCACGACCGGCGCCTGGTGGCTCGCGGCCCGGCCCGTCGACCTGGTCAACCCGATCGGTGCGGGCGACTGCTTCGCCGCCGCCGCCGCGCTGGCCCTGGTCGCCGGGGCGAAGGACATCGACGTGGTGAGACGCGGTATGGCCGCGGCCTCCGCTTCCTGCGAGCAGCCCACGGCCGGCCGGCTGGATCCGGCGCGTGCCGCGGAGCTCTTCGAGAAGATCACCGCACAGACGATGGACCCCACGGTGCTCGCCGGATGA
- a CDS encoding LacI family DNA-binding transcriptional regulator translates to MTGRATVYDVARVAGVSIKTVSRVVNGSEQVSEPTRQRVLSAVAELAYVRNSVAHSLRTGSGDAIGVVIDSIADSFFAMLVSVIEERMLAEGIGVLIASTGRSPSRERGQVVRLAGQNVRALVIAPIGDDHSYVTDVTEGLPVVLVDRGWEIPGYDTVVVQDRLGAKSAVDHLIAGGHRRIAFIGDNGDLPTIAERRSGYLDALAQAGIAVDPLLVRNGCGEPEPAALATAELLALVDPPSAVFSSNPRASLGVVKSLHQGGRTDIAMVSFGDFALADSLEPAVTIVNQDPTPIAEAAVDLLLARMRGQQSDATNIVLPVNVVPRGSGELVPCNR, encoded by the coding sequence ATGACGGGCCGCGCCACCGTGTACGACGTGGCCAGGGTGGCCGGCGTCTCGATCAAGACGGTCTCCCGGGTGGTCAACGGGTCCGAGCAGGTGTCCGAACCGACCCGGCAGCGGGTGCTGTCCGCAGTGGCCGAACTGGCCTACGTCCGCAACTCGGTGGCCCATTCGCTGCGCACCGGGAGCGGAGACGCCATCGGAGTCGTCATCGATTCCATCGCCGACTCCTTCTTCGCCATGCTGGTCTCGGTGATCGAGGAGCGAATGCTGGCCGAGGGAATCGGGGTGCTGATCGCCTCGACCGGTCGCTCGCCCAGCCGGGAACGCGGGCAGGTCGTCCGGCTCGCCGGTCAGAACGTCCGGGCCCTGGTCATCGCGCCGATCGGCGACGATCACAGCTATGTCACCGACGTGACCGAGGGCCTTCCCGTGGTCCTGGTCGACCGCGGATGGGAGATCCCCGGGTACGACACGGTGGTCGTGCAGGACCGCCTCGGCGCGAAGTCGGCGGTCGATCACCTGATCGCCGGCGGCCACCGGCGGATCGCCTTCATCGGGGACAACGGGGACCTGCCGACCATCGCCGAGCGGCGCTCGGGCTATCTCGATGCGCTCGCGCAGGCGGGGATCGCCGTCGACCCACTGCTGGTGCGGAACGGCTGCGGCGAGCCGGAACCCGCCGCACTGGCCACCGCAGAACTCCTGGCGTTGGTCGATCCGCCCAGCGCGGTGTTCTCCTCGAACCCCAGGGCCAGCCTCGGAGTGGTCAAATCGCTGCACCAGGGCGGCCGCACGGACATCGCCATGGTCAGCTTCGGCGACTTCGCTCTGGCGGACTCCCTGGAACCGGCCGTGACGATCGTCAACCAGGACCCGACCCCGATCGCCGAAGCCGCGGTCGACCTGCTGCTGGCCAGGATGCGCGGCCAGCAGTCGGACGCAACGAACATCGTGCTGCCCGTGAACGTGGTGCCGCGAGGATCTGGAGAGCTGGTGCCATGCAACCGATAG
- a CDS encoding ABC transporter substrate-binding protein produces MKRSLVLGVAASACLTLALAGCSSSKPAAAASSSSVAASSSSAASSAPAVVAPASSAGSSAASSAAASSAPASSAPASSAPVSSGSASASVVAPTKAKKNYKISFIQGVAGDNFYITMQCGIQTEAAKLGVTVNTQGATAFDPTLQIPILSSVVSSKPDAILIAPTDVKALQAPLAKAAAAGIKIVLVDTTVNDPSFAASQVSSDNVGGGKAAFTAIKGLSPKGGKVLVISVNPGISTTDARVKGFQDATAADSSFTYLGVQYSHNDPATAAQLVTAALRKDPDITGIFATNLFAAEGAATGIKQAGKAGKVSIVGFDAGPDQIKALKDGTVQALVAQQPDTIGTDGLDQAIASLDGGTVTPKIQTGFSIITKANADTTTAAYKAAC; encoded by the coding sequence ATGAAGCGGTCCCTCGTACTCGGCGTCGCCGCCAGCGCCTGTCTGACGCTGGCGCTGGCCGGCTGCTCGTCGTCCAAGCCGGCGGCTGCGGCCAGCAGCTCCAGCGTCGCAGCGTCCAGCAGTTCGGCGGCGTCGTCGGCCCCGGCCGTCGTGGCCCCGGCCTCCTCCGCTGGGTCCTCCGCAGCCTCCTCGGCGGCGGCTTCGTCGGCACCGGCCTCGTCGGCACCGGCGTCCTCCGCCCCGGTTTCCTCCGGATCGGCGTCGGCCAGCGTCGTGGCCCCGACCAAGGCCAAGAAGAACTACAAGATCTCCTTCATCCAGGGCGTCGCCGGTGACAACTTCTACATCACCATGCAGTGCGGCATCCAGACCGAGGCGGCCAAGCTCGGGGTCACCGTCAACACCCAGGGCGCGACCGCGTTCGACCCGACCCTGCAGATCCCGATCCTGTCCTCGGTGGTCTCGTCCAAGCCGGATGCGATCCTGATCGCGCCGACCGACGTCAAGGCCCTGCAGGCCCCGTTGGCCAAGGCTGCTGCAGCCGGCATCAAGATCGTCCTGGTCGACACCACGGTCAACGACCCGTCGTTCGCCGCCTCGCAGGTCTCCTCCGACAACGTCGGGGGCGGAAAGGCGGCCTTCACCGCGATCAAGGGTCTGAGCCCGAAGGGCGGCAAGGTCCTGGTCATCTCGGTCAATCCCGGCATCTCGACCACGGATGCCCGCGTCAAGGGCTTCCAGGACGCCACCGCAGCCGACTCGTCGTTCACCTACCTCGGTGTGCAGTACTCGCACAACGACCCGGCGACGGCGGCCCAGCTCGTCACCGCTGCGCTGCGGAAGGATCCCGACATCACCGGAATCTTCGCCACCAACCTGTTCGCCGCCGAGGGCGCAGCCACCGGCATCAAGCAGGCCGGCAAGGCAGGCAAGGTCTCGATCGTCGGTTTCGACGCCGGCCCCGATCAGATCAAGGCGCTCAAGGACGGCACCGTGCAGGCACTCGTCGCCCAGCAGCCGGACACCATCGGCACGGACGGCCTCGACCAGGCCATCGCGTCTCTCGACGGCGGCACGGTGACGCCGAAGATCCAGACCGGTTTCTCCATCATCACCAAGGCCAACGCGGACACCACCACGGCCGCCTACAAGGCAGCCTGCTGA
- a CDS encoding class I mannose-6-phosphate isomerase, whose translation MQPIVMPPNIIDHFYLGGERIAELRGVGMPSPRRPEEWLAATTFRAGEPGVGPSRTDSGELLRDLIAADPIGWVGSDEGPAGDNGILVKLLDPAQRLPVHVHPDRSFATSHLNCPYGKTEAWFVLATSGEQPSVWLGFAQDVDPAELSRRVDAQDSDWMLGRMNRIQVKPGDGILVPAGTAHAIGAGVFVAEVQEPTDFSILLEWSITTATREESHLDLGLPLALSATNHHAFSAEYLQTLLTYTDPNGRSADPRPLLPPAADPFFRLDLLAPGPGTAPSLPAGFAVGLVFDGQGEIRSPSGAPLSVTRGQVFAIPAGFGDWSVTGDVQFLACRPGAGWPGTLQVSA comes from the coding sequence ATGCAACCGATAGTGATGCCGCCCAACATCATCGACCACTTCTACCTCGGTGGCGAACGGATCGCCGAGCTCCGTGGGGTCGGCATGCCGTCGCCGCGCCGTCCGGAGGAGTGGCTGGCCGCGACCACCTTCCGCGCGGGCGAGCCGGGAGTCGGTCCGAGCCGCACCGACAGCGGGGAGCTGTTGCGCGATCTCATCGCCGCCGACCCCATCGGCTGGGTCGGCAGCGACGAGGGTCCGGCGGGTGACAACGGAATACTGGTCAAGCTTCTCGACCCCGCGCAGCGGCTGCCGGTGCACGTGCATCCCGACCGGAGTTTCGCCACCTCGCACCTGAACTGTCCATACGGCAAGACCGAGGCCTGGTTCGTACTGGCAACTTCCGGCGAGCAGCCCAGCGTCTGGCTCGGATTCGCGCAGGACGTCGATCCGGCGGAGCTGAGCCGTCGGGTCGACGCGCAGGACTCGGACTGGATGCTGGGCCGGATGAACCGGATCCAGGTGAAGCCCGGTGACGGCATCCTGGTCCCGGCCGGTACCGCGCATGCCATCGGTGCCGGTGTGTTCGTCGCGGAGGTCCAGGAGCCGACGGACTTCTCGATCCTGCTCGAATGGTCGATCACCACTGCCACCCGCGAGGAGTCCCATCTGGATCTGGGACTACCGCTGGCCCTGAGCGCCACCAACCACCACGCCTTCTCCGCCGAATATCTGCAGACCCTGCTGACCTACACGGATCCGAACGGCCGGAGCGCCGACCCGCGGCCGTTGCTGCCGCCCGCGGCCGATCCGTTCTTCCGTCTGGACCTGCTGGCCCCCGGGCCGGGAACGGCTCCGTCGCTACCCGCCGGCTTCGCGGTCGGCCTGGTCTTCGACGGACAGGGCGAGATCCGTTCGCCCAGCGGTGCTCCGCTGTCGGTGACGCGCGGCCAGGTGTTCGCCATCCCGGCCGGGTTCGGAGATTGGTCGGTCACCGGTGACGTGCAGTTCCTCGCGTGCCGGCCGGGCGCCGGCTGGCCCGGCACCCTGCAGGTGAGCGCGTGA
- a CDS encoding IS5 family transposase (programmed frameshift), with translation MSSPSSRYRVFSDEQWQRIERLLPTNVGRRGHPFGEHRRVVEGIAYRYRAGIPWRDLPRDVFGPWQTVWKRHRRYAGDGTWDRVLAALLTDADAAGQIDWTVSVDATINRAHQHATNTTRPEQDTGAVSNYKNLPLVDAEPAGHGIGRSRDGLTTKIHHAVDGKGRPLAIVITGGQRNDGAVLEQVLADIRVPRRGRGRPRTRPDAVLADKAYAAGITRRMLQRRGIKVVIPLKSDQIAARKRKGSKGGRPPALDRQMYRERNVVERSFALIKQWRGLATRYDKLAITYRAAVVLSACIVWNRLLEDTP, from the exons ATGAGTTCTCCTTCGTCGCGGTACCGCGTCTTCAGTGACGAGCAGTGGCAACGGATCGAGCGGTTGTTGCCGACAAATGTTGGCCGGCGGGGTCATCCGTTCGGTGAGCACCGGCGGGTGGTGGAAGGCATCGCCTACCGGTACCGGGCCGGGATCCCCTGGCGGGACTTGCCTCGGGACGTGTTCGGACCGTGGCAGACCGTGTGGAAGCGGCACCGCCGGTACGCCGGAGACGGCACCTGGGACCGGGTGCTCGCGGCGTTGTTGACCGACGCTGACGCTGCCGGTCAGATCGACTGGACCGTGTCGGTGGATGCCACCATCAACCGCGCCCACCAGCACGCGACAAACACGACACGGCCCGAGCAGGACACA GGGGCAGTATCGAACTACAAGAATCTGCCACTGGTCGATGCTGAACCTGCAGGTCACGGCATTGGCAGGTCCCGGGACGGGTTGACCACGAAGATCCACCACGCGGTCGATGGCAAGGGCCGGCCACTGGCGATCGTCATCACCGGTGGGCAACGCAACGACGGTGCCGTCCTGGAACAGGTACTGGCCGACATCCGGGTTCCGCGCCGAGGTCGGGGGCGACCACGGACCCGACCCGATGCCGTCCTGGCGGACAAGGCCTACGCCGCCGGGATCACCCGCAGGATGCTGCAGCGCCGCGGGATCAAGGTGGTCATTCCGCTCAAGAGCGACCAGATCGCCGCCCGCAAACGTAAGGGCAGCAAGGGTGGCCGTCCACCTGCGCTGGACCGCCAGATGTACCGGGAACGCAACGTTGTCGAGCGTTCCTTCGCTCTGATCAAGCAATGGCGGGGGCTGGCCACCCGCTACGACAAGCTCGCCATCACCTACCGCGCGGCAGTGGTGCTTTCGGCGTGCATCGTCTGGAACCGACTATTGGAAGACACGCCCTAG
- a CDS encoding ATP-binding cassette domain-containing protein, with the protein MTPILEARGLSRSFGHVRALDGADFDINAGEVVALIGDNGAGKSTMVKALSGNLQLDEGEIFFEGDEIEMTNPQQVSALGIEVVYQDLALAPHLDPAQNIFLGRELPAKGFLGKLGFMDNKEMRRQARASFDELGATVRSLTAPVGSMSGGQRQGIAIARAIAWASKVVFLDEPTAALGVVQTKNVLETIKRVRDRGIAVVLISHSMPHVLEVSDRVQVMRLGRRVATLQTKDSSIEQLVGAMTGALDMSNGSAA; encoded by the coding sequence GTGACCCCCATCTTGGAAGCCCGTGGCCTTTCGAGGAGCTTCGGACACGTCCGGGCCCTCGACGGAGCGGACTTCGACATCAACGCCGGAGAGGTCGTCGCCCTCATCGGCGACAACGGTGCCGGCAAATCGACGATGGTGAAGGCCCTCTCGGGCAACCTGCAGCTCGACGAAGGTGAGATCTTCTTCGAGGGCGACGAGATCGAGATGACGAACCCCCAGCAGGTGTCGGCCCTCGGGATCGAGGTGGTCTACCAGGACCTTGCGCTGGCACCGCATCTCGACCCGGCGCAGAACATCTTCCTCGGTCGCGAACTGCCGGCCAAGGGATTCCTGGGCAAGCTCGGATTCATGGACAACAAGGAGATGAGGCGTCAGGCCCGCGCCTCGTTCGACGAGCTCGGCGCAACGGTCAGGTCGCTCACCGCACCCGTTGGCTCCATGTCCGGCGGCCAGCGGCAGGGCATCGCCATCGCCCGCGCCATCGCCTGGGCTTCGAAGGTCGTCTTCCTGGACGAGCCGACGGCGGCCCTTGGGGTCGTGCAGACCAAGAACGTGCTCGAGACGATCAAGCGCGTCCGGGACAGAGGTATTGCGGTGGTGCTGATCTCGCACTCCATGCCGCACGTCCTGGAGGTCTCCGACCGGGTGCAGGTGATGCGACTCGGTCGGCGGGTGGCCACCCTGCAGACCAAGGATTCCTCCATCGAGCAGCTCGTCGGCGCCATGACCGGCGCCCTGGACATGTCGAACGGGAGCGCCGCATGA
- a CDS encoding L-fuculokinase, with protein MSTPILLGVDVGTSDSKVLATTLTGAEIIAVSTPTAWRNHGGTLTDTDPQRLVDGVFALLEHAVEVATEQVGPVTVRAIAVTGMAEAGVLLDSRGVPLYPIIAWFDPRGRSEMQSLPADLIDQFGGRTGLPVSPLATIAKLAWMRGQGTDLRGKQWLNVPEYLVHKLGAVRASEMSLAARTGLLDQDSGELWPEALAAIGAGPDLIPPRVTAGTPLGRAGGDAVPAVLHGAVLTVAGHDHPVAAVGCGTTGADEVFDSFGTAEALVRSVDGHLDAAARHRLASAGVNSVHHVLAGRRLLLGGTKAGLLLRRTLDLLGSGTVDRRAELDDAACALTDRTGALASDPIEGVRVSGAINDDGTLRIEITNDDVSPAALWLATLAHAVDEAARCLDLMEAEIGPASAVVVAGGWTRMRSVRRSKESSLPHVRFSDRSQAGAFGASMFAAHASIVADRLSDSGDPSGNSVAAPTGPTEEFAARYTSAAAHGQRRTEPVPSHAPALEEITR; from the coding sequence GTGAGCACGCCGATCCTGCTGGGCGTCGACGTCGGGACGTCCGACTCGAAGGTGCTGGCCACCACCCTGACCGGCGCGGAGATCATCGCCGTCTCCACCCCGACCGCGTGGCGCAACCACGGCGGCACCCTGACCGACACCGATCCGCAGAGACTGGTCGACGGTGTGTTCGCGCTGCTGGAGCACGCGGTCGAGGTGGCCACCGAGCAGGTCGGGCCGGTCACGGTGCGCGCCATCGCGGTGACCGGGATGGCCGAGGCCGGCGTCCTGCTGGACTCCCGCGGGGTTCCGCTGTACCCGATCATCGCCTGGTTCGATCCACGGGGGAGATCCGAGATGCAGTCCCTGCCCGCTGATCTCATCGACCAGTTCGGTGGCCGGACCGGCCTGCCGGTCTCTCCGCTGGCCACCATCGCCAAGCTCGCCTGGATGCGCGGACAGGGCACCGACCTGCGCGGCAAGCAGTGGCTCAACGTGCCCGAATACCTGGTCCACAAGCTGGGGGCGGTGCGGGCGTCGGAGATGTCGCTGGCAGCCAGAACCGGTCTGCTGGACCAGGATTCGGGTGAGCTCTGGCCGGAGGCGCTGGCCGCCATCGGAGCCGGCCCCGACCTGATCCCGCCACGGGTGACCGCCGGGACCCCACTGGGGCGGGCCGGTGGCGACGCGGTACCGGCCGTCCTGCACGGCGCGGTGCTGACCGTGGCCGGCCACGATCACCCGGTCGCCGCGGTGGGTTGCGGTACCACCGGAGCCGACGAGGTCTTCGATTCCTTCGGCACCGCAGAGGCTCTCGTACGCTCCGTGGACGGTCACCTGGACGCCGCGGCCCGTCATCGGCTGGCTTCGGCCGGCGTCAACTCGGTCCACCACGTGCTGGCCGGCAGGCGGTTGCTGCTCGGCGGCACGAAGGCCGGGTTGCTGTTGCGCCGAACCCTGGACCTGCTCGGATCCGGGACGGTCGACCGCAGGGCCGAGCTCGACGACGCGGCCTGCGCGCTCACCGACCGCACCGGAGCGCTCGCGAGCGATCCGATCGAAGGCGTCCGGGTCTCCGGTGCGATCAACGACGACGGGACCCTGCGGATCGAGATCACCAACGACGACGTCAGTCCCGCCGCGCTGTGGCTGGCCACCCTGGCCCATGCCGTCGACGAGGCAGCGCGTTGCCTCGACCTGATGGAGGCCGAGATCGGTCCGGCCAGCGCCGTCGTCGTGGCCGGCGGCTGGACGAGGATGCGGTCGGTCCGACGCTCCAAGGAGTCATCCCTTCCCCACGTCCGATTCTCCGACCGATCACAGGCCGGGGCCTTCGGAGCCAGCATGTTCGCGGCGCACGCCTCGATCGTGGCCGACAGGCTCTCCGACAGCGGGGATCCGAGCGGAAATTCAGTGGCCGCCCCGACCGGGCCGACCGAGGAATTCGCGGCCCGCTACACCTCCGCCGCTGCACACGGGCAGCGGCGGACCGAACCAGTCCCATCCCACGCACCAGCACTCGAGGAGATCACCAGATGA